The stretch of DNA ACGAATTTCTCGAAGGGCTGGTTGAGGTACAGCTTGCGCTCGGCGATCCCGAAGAAGTGCGTGCGCTGGAAGGCCGGCTTGCGCAAAGCTATCGCGATGCAGATGCCATGGGAGAGAATGTACGGATGGAGTACGCTGACTTCCTCGTTGACATCGAAAAGGACCTCGAACACGCCCTGCAGCTTGCTCAATTGGAGCAAGAGCGCCGGCCGAATCACATGCACGCCCTAGAGACCTACGCATGGGCCTTGCACAAAAATGACCGGTCTGCTGAGGCGATTCCCTACATCGAGCGCGCCATGCGGTTGGGCACAGGTGATGCGATGGTCCATTTCCGGGCAGCCCACATTTACCAGGGCGCCGGCGATCCCGATATGGCGGATCTTTACTTTGAATCAGCCCTGGATGCGAATTTGCACATTGAGAGTCCGTCTGCGGCTGAAGAGGCAAAAGCGTTATTGGCTGGCTAAGGACACAAGAACGTTCAAATTTAAAGAGGCCGGGGCTTACTGCTACCGGCCTCTTTTTTTGCCCAATAATGGGGATTAAGGGTTCAAAACACTTGTCAACCGGTTTTTTGTGCTTTCGTATTTCTGTACTTCCGGTTTATGCTACCGTGGTATATTCGCATTTATCCCATTATCGCAAAGAATGCCTGCCTAACACGCTTGGCAGTCTGTAAGTGCCGAAATACATCAACCGGCATTCGGCACTCGAAAATCGGCATTAAATTCTACAGTCATGATGGCTTGATTCGATTTTTGTAGTGATATGTAGAGGAATGACTGACAGGAGACACGTTATTAGTTAAGATTTAATCCAAATTAGGATCCAAAGCACTTGTAGAGCTGTAAGCAACTTCCGATCTTACGTGTAAAGATTGCACATACCCTCGATTACACCTGGTATCACATAAATTTTGGGAGTGAAAGAATGGCGAACGCAGAAGTGCGCACCCACCCAGTACTAGGCAAGCAACCGGAAAAAGGCACCTGGGACAAGGTGTCGATGACTTTCATCATCACCTACCACGTTGCTTTGTTTATTGGGTACATCTAGTCAAGTCTTTTGTGTACCCTTGTGCGTTTACTAAATTTAGAACAAACAAGGAGTTTCAAATGAAACCAACAGAAGAACCAGATTACAAAGCTTTGTTTGACCGAATGGAAGTTTTGATAGACCGTCTCTACAACAAGCACAAAGTTCACCGCAAAAAACGCCGTAAAAAATACCACAAATTGCTGCACAAACAGCTCAAGTTCTTGCGTGCACAGTTAGAGTAGGATCGTTCTGCGTCTCGGGCACCTCGATACAAAATTTATTGCAGTTGCAATAAATTTCACTCGGTGTCCGGGATTGCTCTGGTTTTAAGCTAGGGAAATCCTGCTTATCGAGTAGCTGGAATAAAACTTTATTTGCAAATTCAATCTTAATTCTGCATACCGAGATGAAAATTCACTCCATGTCTAAGATTATTCTGGTTTTAAAATAGAGAGAAGCTTCGGTCATCGAGCGTAGCCGAGATGAAAGAGCAAAGGGAAAGAATATGAATTGAGCTGTTCTGGTTCCACAGAAAAATGGCTTGTTTTTACAAAAAATTTTGTAATACTGTTATTTTAGGCCTTTTCTGAAAATGATAACTGATGAACCAATCCAAAATCTTAAAATACTAGATACAACTTTGATGGATGAGTTTATTCATCTAATAATTCAAAATATAGCTCCAGAAAAAATAATTCTATTTGGTTCCTATGCTTATGGAGAACCGAATATGGAAAGTGATATCGATTTATTTATCATATTGAGAGAATCTCAAATTCCAAGATACAAAAGAGCGAGACAGTTAAGAAAAGTTTTCAGAAAATATAGAAATTTGGAATTTGATTTTATAATTTATACAGAAGATGAAGTCGCTGAATGGAAAGATGTAGATTTATCTTTCGTAAATACTGTCTTAAAAAAAGGTCGGTTGGTTTATGAGAAATAAAAATAACCTTGTGCAAGCATGGCTAAATAAAGCGGATAAAGATCTTTTAACAGCAAAAAGAGAGTTTTCTTTTGAAGATCCTGTAATTGAATCAGTCTGTTTCCATTCCCAACAAGCTACCGAAAAATATATTAAAGCGTATTTGGTTTATAAAGACATACCATTTCCAAAATCACATGATATAGGAAAATTAATTGATTTATTAGATCAAAATGAAAAAGAACTTCACGAGTATAAAGATATAGCTGATACTCTAACTGACTATGGTGTAGAAATTAGATATCCTGATATAAATGACATTCCTGAAAAAGAGGAAGCGAAAGAAGCATTAGCAATAACAATAAAATTTCGAGAATTAATAACCAGTAAAATTAGAAGTTAAAGAATAGGAATCATATCTCAAAAGAACGCTTTTAAGAGCATCAATCTCGCCCATCACCCGTAGCGACTGATTGTATCAGTCGTACGATTGAATCTGCCATAGCTGCCAATGCCCGAGATTTTTCTAGTTTTAAGATAAAGAGAAATCTTGTTCATCGAGCGGAGCCGAGATGAGTTTATTTACATCTCTTCGGATTGCGATCCTTGCGGTTGCTTTCCCTCTCGACAATATCCTTAGAGCTTATCATATGCTGCCAAGACTTACCGATGGGAGTCGCTAGGGCAAGGAACTCATCCATATCCTTTATGCATACATTGCCGATTTTCCTACCATTTCGGGATATACGGTAGACCTGCTTTTTGCGAATTCCATCCCTATAACCTAAGTTGATGACAACTTCTTTGTTTTTGATTTTTAAAACACGGCCTATGCGAGGGATCTTGCTGGAAATCGTTTTTGCGAGCCTGACTGATACTTCGCTGACGTAGTTTTGGCTGGAGGAAAGAAAGCTAATCTTTTTTAGGATTTGCCCATCTTGCCTGTCGTAGAGAACGAAGTTTACCTTGAGTTCATTGCCTTGCAAAGAGTATGTACCATAACCTACATAGCGTATCTTTTCTTTGTAAAGGCGACCTGCGTCTAAATTGATATGGTTGAGAATATCAGGAGAATAAAAGACTCCTTGGGTATGCTTGTATTCCGGTTTCGCTTGGCGAATTTTCTCTTTCAGAGCTTTCTCTTCTGTATCCGATAGAACAGAGATGTTGGGCATGAGACTGATAGAAAATTTGATGGAGTTGGTCAACACAAGCGAGGTATCTGGGTAGTTCTTGAGAAAGTTGTCTGGTTGCAAGTCAAAGAGAAAGATCTTAGGTGTATTGCGGATGCCACGAGAGATTTCACCATCCAGAGTTGTGTAACCTTCTCTATAGGAGAGACTATTCTTACGGTAGCGAAGGGCTCGTTCCAAACGGTTGTGTATTTTGATATTACGTGGTTCGTCGTTACGAATTTTCTTCAACAGGTGGATCATCTCTTGTAGATACCCGTTGCGGTAGTAGTACTGGGAAAGGAATTTGCGCAATTGGCGGTTGTCTGGGATGAGTTTGCGGCTGCGCATCAAGCTGTAACCGGCTTGGCCATAGCGGTTGTTATTACTCGCTGAGCGATTTTGCCACAAACGATATTTCCCTAGATTGTTGCGTAACCAGTGGTTGGCACTCAAGTTTTGCAAAGAAAAACTTTCCGCAGAGTAACGACCAATTTCATCCAGGTCGTTGATACGTAGTACTTGTACATAGCTTTTGATCGCTGTGGAGTGGGAGCCTAGCTTTTTCGCAAGGTAGGCGTTCAAATAGTGCAACTCGCCATTTTCTGGGTACTTCTGCAACAAATCTTTGCACTGTTGTTGTGCATTGGCATACTCTTCGAACCACATAAAGGTCTGCATTAAGAGAGATTTGGTTTTGTCACTTTCTTGGTTTAGGGCAAGAGAGATGAGTAGATTCGATTGTGCCTGGTCAATTAGTTTTTCTACTTTGGTGGAAGGAAAGAGGCTGACTGCTTCTTGTAGGCTGATCTTCGCATACTCACGAAACAAATCGGGGTTTTCGGGTTCTAGGCTGGTAAGGTTTTTGAGGATTTTTTTGGCTCTACGGAAATTGCCGGAACTTGCATTGACTTTTGCGTAGAGCAACTTGAATTCGGTATTGTTGACAGTTTTGCCTTTTGCATCTTCCAGCTTACGTAGAGCCTGCGCATAATTCTCTTGCATGAGATAGATTTCTATTCTTGCTAGCAATAGGTGTGAGTTATAGGGTTTTTTACGTAAGTTTTTGTTGAGCATTGTTAGGCTTTTGCGGTATTTTCCCTCTAATGCCTGGAGCTTGGCAACACCTGCAACAGCTTCCATGTTTTTGGGTTCTAATTTTAAAATTTTGCGAAATGCTTGCAGGGCTTTCTTATTGGCTTCTATTTTTATAGAGCAACGGGCGACACCTAAAAGAGCCTTCAAAGAAGAGGGGTTGACCTGTAGGGCGTTTTTGTAGTGAAACAATGCTCGGTTGTAGTTTTTGCTTTGGTAGAGCTCATCGGCTTCTTTTAGGTATTTGTAGATATTGTCTGCGTGAACAGGTCCGTTTAGAGTCAGAACTGCTAGGAGAAGTAGAAAGATAGCTAAGAATTTATTGGTTGTTGGGAACAAAATAACCTGCCTTCGATTTTCCTATGATATTTCGATAGGATACATCCACTCGTATGTCCATGTATTTGCCTGCTAGATCAGAGGCCGTTTTGGTACGGTATGAGATAATGTATCTTTTGTCTCGTTTAGATCGGATAAAGGAGTATAGTTTTTTTTCCTTTTGGCTACCAGGAACCTTGAGAAATAACCCTCCGGTTTTTTTAGCCATATTCTTATACCGTTCTACAGCTTCTCCTTCTCCTTGCAAAGAGAGAACAATGATGGGAATAGAGTGTGCGTTGGCATATTGGATGTTGCGAATCATACTGTACTGTTTGAAGCTTCCTGGCAACTCCTGTCCAGAAACTAATAGGATAACCGCTCTAGGTCCTAATTGGTTCATAAGAGAACTGATTCCGTCAAAAATACCTTTTCCCAAGTTAATATTAGACCTTTCGGGAGGGGATTTGCGGATCTTAGAGTATACATCTAAAATAGAATGGCCGAATTCATACAACTGGACAGAGTCCTTACCAGCTCGGATGACATTGACTTGGTCCTTGACCGTGAAAGAATTGAAAAAGTCACCTAAGAAGCTCGCTAAATTGCCGGAGATGTGTTGGATGCTCGTACTATTTTCAAAGACTAGAGAAACGCTCAATTTGTCGTTAAAACGCTTCATATCCGCCTGGCCTACCAAAGGATAGATATTTTCGTTTTCAATGATACGGAAGGCACTTCTTCCTATTCCTGTAAGGTCTTGGTTTTTACGGTTTTTCACACGCATGAATACAGAAATGTCAGGAAAGCGGTTTAACTCGATTTTTTCAATGAATACGTTTAAATTGGAAGTAAGCATGTTGCGCGGGGCAAACATATCGATACGGTGGCGGGCGTAGTCAATGGTATACAGTGTTCCGGTATAGTCGTAAGCACTGGAGAAAGGCCGCAAGAACTTGCGGTACTTGCGGCTATGGTCCATAAACGAGCTAAGTTTGCTCCATTTGTCCTGATCCGGCTCATAGATAAGCAAACCAGCGTATTCATCGGCGACATATACCTTTTTACCGTGAATTTTAATAGAGCGCGGTTTTTGCAAACTGGGATGGCTGATATCAGCTATATAATTGCCCTCTGAATCAAACCTGACGATACGGCGGTTTCCCTTGTCTACAACCCAGATCGTGCCATCTTCGGCAACGGATAGACCAGACGGAGAGTAGAGCTTTCCATCTCCTTCCTTGCCAAACTCTTGGATAAACTCACCGGTAAGGTTGAACTTCTGGATACGGTTGTTGCCGGTATCCGCGATGTAGAGCTTTTCATCGGGAGAAATCGAGATACCAGCAGGTCCAATGAACTTACCTCTTTTGCTCCCTTTGCCCCCAAAGCGTTTCTGAAAATACCCTTTGGTATTCAAGATATATACGTAGTTAGAGGCAAAGTCACTGACAAAGAGATGCTTTTTGTGAATTGTGAAAAACAGAGGTCCGGTAAAGGAGCGGGCAAATCCACCTTTGTAATTTCCTACGGGAAAACCATTGGTATCAAATTTAACTATATTGGCCGAACCGAAAGACAGTACGTAGAGATTGCCAATATCATCTACCAAGGCATCGGTGGGGTTGCGGAAGCGGTAGCTGCGAAAACTATCTCCGGTGATTTTATTATAGAATGTTAGAGGGTGCTCTTTGCCCTCGCCTGCAATGAGCATGCGTAAGACTTCTCTACGGTTCCTCCAATAGGGGTTGCGTGAGTCTTGGTCGAGAATGATGAGTTCGTTGAGGCTTTCTTGCCATTCACCGGTGAGGTAGTAGGTATCGGAGAGTAATTTGCGCGCCAGGCTAAAGCGTTCCATAATCGAGAGGGAAGCGATAAAATTCTCCCTTGCTGCACCATACTCACTGCGGTGGAAATAGATCAGACCTTTTCTGAAAAATGTTTTGGCTTTGTCTTCTCCTCTTTTGAAGTCAGGCAGCTCATCTGCTGTTAGGGAGCTATAGCAGAGAAGAACGACAAAGAAAAGAAGGAATGGTATGTTTTTTTTTATGTACTGCATGGTGTTACGCATTTAAGCTCTAGGTGAATTTCTCAGGAATCTTTGAGATTTTAGTACTTAGCCTCTTTATATTTTCGGCTTCTTGCTGGATATTTTCAATCAGATCTGGTAAAGATTTTTCAACTAGAGAGGAGGTGAGAGAGAAGTTTTCTTGCAAATGCTCTAACTGTAGGCTCAATCTCTCTAAATTTGTCAGAGCAGAGGTATTGAGAAAGGAATTTGGTTGCAACATCATTTGTTTGTATTTGCCCAATAAATTTTCAAGTGTCATTTGCAAGTCCAGTTGGAATTGGTAGAGAAATTCTTGTAAAAACTGCATCGACTCTTCTGGGTTCTCTTTGCGCTTGGCTACTTCTAAATTGATTTTGGCAACTTGCAACAAGGACTGTAAGTTTTCCATATCGAATTTGGTTTTTTGGTCAAAGATTTTACTCGGACGGTGCAGTTCCGTTTGGATTTGTTTCACATCCCCCTGCAAGTTTTCGGTCTTTTTTTGGTTTTGCTCACACTGCTGTAAGACAGTTTGCTTGAGTTCGGAAGAGAAGCCTACCTTTTCGACGATTGTCTCTGAAGTGCTTGTGAGTTCTTGGCAAATCGACTGTAGGGTCTCCAATTCGTCGTTGCGTGATTCTTTGACAGCCTCTAGGATGGTGTTGATCGCAGCTGCGGTTTCACGCCAGAAGCTGGGCATCTCTTCGCCATCAATTCGTTCTTGGAAATCCCCTATTTTGACCCGCCCGACAATTTTTTTGAGCTGTGTTTCAAAGCTCAAATTGCGTTGTAATTCTTTTTCGCTCTCTTGTAGATCGTTGCCTTCTCGGATGAGCTGTTCTCCTTCTTGTAAGAAGGGATTTTTGCCTATCGTATGTGCTTGGGGTTGGTTCATGAACTTTCCTTGGAGCGGTATTTGCCTTCTTGTGCGATCACTTCTTTGGCAAGAGAACGAAAGTCGCGCGCACCTTTGCTTTGGCTAGAGTATTGTAAAATGGTCTTGGTAAAGGAGGGACATTCTGCTAATTTGATGTCTTCACGGATGTAGGTGGAATAAACCAATTTGCCAAATTTGGTTAGCAATAGATCGAGAACTTCCATCGTATGCTTGACCTCTGGATCTATGCGTGAGGGCAAAACACCTGAAATGTGAAGTTCCGGGTTTAGCTTTGCTTTGATCGCTTGGATGGTCTCTAACAAACTGATGACACCGTTTAAAACTAGGTAGTGTGCTACAATGGGGATTAGCAATTCATCCGCAGCGATGAGGGCATTGAGAGTTACCAGGTTGAGACCAGGGGAACAGTCGAAGAGTACATAATCATAGTATCCTGGTGCCAATTTGCCAAACTTCTCTTTCAAAATCATTCCTTGGCTGGCGTGTTCACGCATCTGCTGGGAATGCCTATTGGGGACTTTCATATTGGGGATGATGTCTAAATTCGCTGTTTTCGTTCTTTTGGCTAGCCTAGGAATCGCTTCCCAACCTATCGACAGGTCAAATAGACCTGGATCGTTGTACATACGGTTTAGGCCAAACCAGATCGAAGCTGAACCCTGGGGGTCTAGGTCGACAAGCAATACTTTTTTCCCTTGTTCGGCAAGAGCTGCTGCCAGGTTCACTGCGGTGGTCGTTTTGCCACTGCCCCCTTTATGATTGTTAATAACAAATCTTCTCATTTTCTCCCAACTGATTGCGGAATGTGTTTCTCTGTAAGGGAACTTTTATCCCTTAATTCTGTAAAATAGTTTTTCCTAAGAAACTATATCGAGTAAAGTGACTGCATTGTCTTGGTACATCGCTTTGCCATAAGAGGAAATAGCAACATTGGGATTCGGATCTTGTTGTTGTATATGCTGCCATTCCCCGTTGTAAAGCTGCATAGATTGTACTGCAATTTGGTATGCTTTTTCTCCTTGGCGAAAGCTAAAGGTCAGCTCTACCTTCTCTGGTCTATCTTTTTGCAAGTAATCTGGTATATGGGCCGATTCTTTGAGGCTAAAGCCAGACGTATGCTTTTCTACCCGATATACTTTTTCGAGTGATAGGGAAAAGTATTCCGAATTATGGTTCTGGAAAAGGAGGTATTTTGCTCTTGTGGTTGTTTTGTTCGCTTTTCCACGTTTCGCACCTTGTTTTTGTAAAAGTTCTGTTAGAGTTTCTTCTGCCTTTTGCCAATCTGTGTGTGTAAGCAGGGAAAAAGAACCAATTTCACCACAGCTTAGATCTAGGGTATGTGTTTCATTGGTCAGGCAAAGCAAAAACTTATGCGGTAGGGGAGGGTAGTCTGGACTGAGATGATTGTCTAAATCTAGGTATTCTAAATCCTGCAAGCTATCGTTGTTTAAGATACAACGGATCGATTGGATGAGGTAGCTAGGAATGGCAAAGGCTTCTCCAGAGCTGGTGAACAGTTGCAGGGCTTCCCCACGCGTCCTGTCAGCTTGTTGGTTTTGCAATTGCAAAAGGGTTTGGCTAACCTGTTGTAAATTTTCAAGCGCCTTTGATTGTTGTGTCGATGCTGTATTCGAAAGGTCTTCTTGGATAACTGCTAATTGGTCGAGTATCGGGCTAAAATCTGTCTTTGCCTGTTCTTCTGTGGCAGCCGGTTCCGCAATTGTCTCTTTTTCAACAACCACACTCATACCTTCCTCTCCTCGCTGTTCCATGTTGTGTAAGATAAGCCCTAGTTCGTAAGCGTACTGGTCCAACTCTGGTTCTAGGCTTGGTACATCGGCTTTTTGTTGGAGAACTTGTTTGATTTTGTTTTCGATTGTGAGGGACTTATTCTCTAAGGCCTCTAAACTGTACAAGCTGCTCGTTCCATGTATGATGTGGATGGTACGTTGCAAACTTTGTAAGATTTCGGTTGGGTTCTTACTGATTTTTAGATTGCCGCTTAGCCTACGGATTTTTTGTAAGTCTTTCTGTGTCTGTTGGATGAAGGTTTTGATAAAATTCATGGCTTGTATGGAGAAGAAAACTGGGGAATTGTTAGTAGTGGGACGTACAGAGTTACGTCCCTACTAAAATGATATTAGAACGTTCCTTTGTTATAGGAGTAGTTTAAATCATTATAATCTTTGTAGTCTACAACTTTGGAAGATTGCAGTTTGCCGTCTTTTGCCATTTTGATCAGAACTTTAGAGCCAATTCTCTTAGAACTCATCTTTACTTCTTCTAACTTACCATTGTTTTCTTGGAAGATTTGGTTTGGTTTGTTTTGTAAGAAAATGTATTTAGAGTCTTTGTTACCATTCTTGATATGCATTTCCATTTTCTTTCCATAGTCTAGGTACACTAATTTTAAAGTTTGGCTACCTTTGCTCATGGTCTTTACATACATTCCGTTCTCATCGTACTCGTTGAAGCCAAGCAAATTGTTGCCAGTCCAGAACTCAATGAGGTTTAGAATGACTGCATCAATGAACATTCCAATACCATAAACCGGTAGGATGTAGAATACATACATTACTATAGTTTTTAGAAATCTACCTACTAAGTTTTTCCCACCAATCGAGTCATTGAATTGGTATATTTTGCGTGTCAAAGCAAACTTGCCAAAACAATTTGCTGTACTAATGGTGATAAAACCGAACATTAGAACTAGGACTAAAGCCTTCTTTAATTTTTGTTTCACTAGAAAGATTCTCCTTTTCACTCAGTTTGAAACTTCATCTATGTTTGGCAATGTTTTTTTAGAAGACTTTTGAGTTATATGCATAGGCTAATTCTCTGTAACCTTGGTAATCTACTACTTTAGAGGATTGTAATTTACCGTCCCTTGCTAGTTGCAATACTACTTTGGAACCTATCTTTTGTGCTTTTATGCTGATAGCCTGTAGTTTGCCGTTTTGCTTTTGGAAAAGCTGGCCAGGATTCTCGCGGAACAACCAAAATACCTGTTTTTTCTTTCCTTCGGAAAATTCTAACTGTAGGGTCTTACCGTATTCGCTGTAGGTCAAACATAGGTTTTGCTTGCCTTGCTGGAGGTTTTTGACAAAAATCCCCTTATTGTCGTACTCGTTATAGGCAATGGGGTTTTTGTCTGTCCAGAACTCATAGACATTGAGGAAGAGGTAATCGATAATGCCGATAAAACTGCCAATGGAAAAGGTTACAACAAAGAACAGAGTAGAGCGGATTGTTTTTCCGAGACGTCCCTTGCTACCGGTAGAGTCAATAAGTTCATAGGTCTTACGCACTAAAGCAAATTTTCCGTGGCAATTGCTGAGCATTGTAAGGGAAAAAAATAGCAGTGCTAGGCTAATGGGTTTTTTTAGGTGTTTCATACTAGTGTCCTTTTACAACTTTCGAAATTCATTACAACTACGTTTGCTACCAAGTTTGCACGATCTTTGCAATAAGGATTTGTATTTTGCTTCACTTTTTCCTACTTTTAGTTCAAAATATGCATAGGAGCGGTATACTTGCGGATTTGTTGGACTCTGTTGGGTCAGGATATCATAGTTTCTCTTCGCATTCGGATAGTCACCCAGACGGGAATACGAATTGGCAATTGCCAGGCGGCAACCTAAAAATTGGGGATACAATTTTAAGGATTTCTCAAAGTAGGAAATCGCTTTTTGGTATTTCTTACCGGCATATTGTACATAGCCCTTGTTGTATTCCAAGATAGTATGCCTCCCATATTTTCTCTCACCTTTAGAGATGAATTTCAAAGCATCTTTATAGCGACCTGCATCGGCAAAAGTCTTGGTCAAGAAAGTGATGCTACGAAAACGTCTTGGATTTAAGTTTAACGCTTTGTTGGCATAGGCATAGGCTTTTTTGAAACTCTTTTCTCGCACGAATACTTGGCTTGCTGCGAGGTTGATATGGATATCGCTTTTTCCCAATTCTAGGGCTCGGCGAAAGTAGTGGTTGTCGGAATTGCGAGAAACTTTCGGAGATAGTCGGAAGAGACTCAAATAAATGGAAGCGTCATTCTTATCATACTCCAACGCTTTGTAAATAAAGTTAGTTGCTTTTTTGAGGTTTTTCTTGATAAACTTTTCGACAAAGGACATGCACTGGTTGGCTTGTGATAGTTTTTCATCAATGTCATAGGCTTTGCGGCAGTACTTTTCGGCGAGTTCCAGACGGGACTCACTGTAGACACCATATGTTTTATCGTATTTGAAAAGAGCACGGTAGGATTTAGCTAAACCTACATAGGCGAGAGCATACGAAGAATCCTCTTTGATCGCTTGCTTATAGAGCTTTATGGCTTCTTCGATGCTAAACAGGTCATTGAGAGCAAATTTCTTTTGTGCTTGGATGTATATGCTAAAAGCCTTGCTATTTTCCGTAGCATGGGTGACGCGCTCGATAGCTTCTTTTTCCTTCTTGGTTGCCTTAATACGAAAGTTTTCCAGCGTCGCGTAGGATACCTTTTCCATCACCTCATCGTAATCATCGGATTTTGGTCTGATGATAAAGCTCTTCTCCAAGCCACCTTTGGCGACATTGTACAACTTACAGGTAATTAAAATTTTGTTTTGGATGCGTTTGAAGCTACCCTGTAAAACGGACTGTACATTGAGACGTTTTCCCAACAC from Bacteroidota bacterium encodes:
- a CDS encoding tetratricopeptide repeat protein, giving the protein MFPTTNKFLAIFLLLLAVLTLNGPVHADNIYKYLKEADELYQSKNYNRALFHYKNALQVNPSSLKALLGVARCSIKIEANKKALQAFRKILKLEPKNMEAVAGVAKLQALEGKYRKSLTMLNKNLRKKPYNSHLLLARIEIYLMQENYAQALRKLEDAKGKTVNNTEFKLLYAKVNASSGNFRRAKKILKNLTSLEPENPDLFREYAKISLQEAVSLFPSTKVEKLIDQAQSNLLISLALNQESDKTKSLLMQTFMWFEEYANAQQQCKDLLQKYPENGELHYLNAYLAKKLGSHSTAIKSYVQVLRINDLDEIGRYSAESFSLQNLSANHWLRNNLGKYRLWQNRSASNNNRYGQAGYSLMRSRKLIPDNRQLRKFLSQYYYRNGYLQEMIHLLKKIRNDEPRNIKIHNRLERALRYRKNSLSYREGYTTLDGEISRGIRNTPKIFLFDLQPDNFLKNYPDTSLVLTNSIKFSISLMPNISVLSDTEEKALKEKIRQAKPEYKHTQGVFYSPDILNHINLDAGRLYKEKIRYVGYGTYSLQGNELKVNFVLYDRQDGQILKKISFLSSSQNYVSEVSVRLAKTISSKIPRIGRVLKIKNKEVVINLGYRDGIRKKQVYRISRNGRKIGNVCIKDMDEFLALATPIGKSWQHMISSKDIVERESNRKDRNPKRCK
- a CDS encoding DUF3332 family protein; the protein is MKQKLKKALVLVLMFGFITISTANCFGKFALTRKIYQFNDSIGGKNLVGRFLKTIVMYVFYILPVYGIGMFIDAVILNLIEFWTGNNLLGFNEYDENGMYVKTMSKGSQTLKLVYLDYGKKMEMHIKNGNKDSKYIFLQNKPNQIFQENNGKLEEVKMSSKRIGSKVLIKMAKDGKLQSSKVVDYKDYNDLNYSYNKGTF
- a CDS encoding nucleotidyltransferase domain-containing protein, with amino-acid sequence MITDEPIQNLKILDTTLMDEFIHLIIQNIAPEKIILFGSYAYGEPNMESDIDLFIILRESQIPRYKRARQLRKVFRKYRNLEFDFIIYTEDEVAEWKDVDLSFVNTVLKKGRLVYEK
- a CDS encoding Hpt domain-containing protein, with product MNFIKTFIQQTQKDLQKIRRLSGNLKISKNPTEILQSLQRTIHIIHGTSSLYSLEALENKSLTIENKIKQVLQQKADVPSLEPELDQYAYELGLILHNMEQRGEEGMSVVVEKETIAEPAATEEQAKTDFSPILDQLAVIQEDLSNTASTQQSKALENLQQVSQTLLQLQNQQADRTRGEALQLFTSSGEAFAIPSYLIQSIRCILNNDSLQDLEYLDLDNHLSPDYPPLPHKFLLCLTNETHTLDLSCGEIGSFSLLTHTDWQKAEETLTELLQKQGAKRGKANKTTTRAKYLLFQNHNSEYFSLSLEKVYRVEKHTSGFSLKESAHIPDYLQKDRPEKVELTFSFRQGEKAYQIAVQSMQLYNGEWQHIQQQDPNPNVAISSYGKAMYQDNAVTLLDIVS
- a CDS encoding SMP-30/gluconolactonase/LRE family protein, with translation MQYIKKNIPFLLFFVVLLCYSSLTADELPDFKRGEDKAKTFFRKGLIYFHRSEYGAARENFIASLSIMERFSLARKLLSDTYYLTGEWQESLNELIILDQDSRNPYWRNRREVLRMLIAGEGKEHPLTFYNKITGDSFRSYRFRNPTDALVDDIGNLYVLSFGSANIVKFDTNGFPVGNYKGGFARSFTGPLFFTIHKKHLFVSDFASNYVYILNTKGYFQKRFGGKGSKRGKFIGPAGISISPDEKLYIADTGNNRIQKFNLTGEFIQEFGKEGDGKLYSPSGLSVAEDGTIWVVDKGNRRIVRFDSEGNYIADISHPSLQKPRSIKIHGKKVYVADEYAGLLIYEPDQDKWSKLSSFMDHSRKYRKFLRPFSSAYDYTGTLYTIDYARHRIDMFAPRNMLTSNLNVFIEKIELNRFPDISVFMRVKNRKNQDLTGIGRSAFRIIENENIYPLVGQADMKRFNDKLSVSLVFENSTSIQHISGNLASFLGDFFNSFTVKDQVNVIRAGKDSVQLYEFGHSILDVYSKIRKSPPERSNINLGKGIFDGISSLMNQLGPRAVILLVSGQELPGSFKQYSMIRNIQYANAHSIPIIVLSLQGEGEAVERYKNMAKKTGGLFLKVPGSQKEKKLYSFIRSKRDKRYIISYRTKTASDLAGKYMDIRVDVSYRNIIGKSKAGYFVPNNQ
- a CDS encoding HEPN domain-containing protein, yielding MRNKNNLVQAWLNKADKDLLTAKREFSFEDPVIESVCFHSQQATEKYIKAYLVYKDIPFPKSHDIGKLIDLLDQNEKELHEYKDIADTLTDYGVEIRYPDINDIPEKEEAKEALAITIKFRELITSKIRS
- a CDS encoding ParA family protein translates to MRRFVINNHKGGSGKTTTAVNLAAALAEQGKKVLLVDLDPQGSASIWFGLNRMYNDPGLFDLSIGWEAIPRLAKRTKTANLDIIPNMKVPNRHSQQMREHASQGMILKEKFGKLAPGYYDYVLFDCSPGLNLVTLNALIAADELLIPIVAHYLVLNGVISLLETIQAIKAKLNPELHISGVLPSRIDPEVKHTMEVLDLLLTKFGKLVYSTYIREDIKLAECPSFTKTILQYSSQSKGARDFRSLAKEVIAQEGKYRSKESS
- a CDS encoding DUF3332 family protein; its protein translation is MKHLKKPISLALLFFSLTMLSNCHGKFALVRKTYELIDSTGSKGRLGKTIRSTLFFVVTFSIGSFIGIIDYLFLNVYEFWTDKNPIAYNEYDNKGIFVKNLQQGKQNLCLTYSEYGKTLQLEFSEGKKKQVFWLFRENPGQLFQKQNGKLQAISIKAQKIGSKVVLQLARDGKLQSSKVVDYQGYRELAYAYNSKVF
- a CDS encoding tetratricopeptide repeat protein, coding for MFRSLFVLLLFLFHCSSLIDNRALKGGQAQEKIKGFTQFDIAGDRDYIGYVLADGNQFLEKVWEGAPYNTSAVKQTIEIDVTESKSFAFGFDFTGILAGKKVETDGKVKNESVARIVLKLINPQEISIQNPLPSPLAKNRPDLLEKPYVSSVLKVDKITVQMLNQDGKELSGSVALSHLNVKTNGSFKSSTKAGSAFFAENAYVGYKLSNPPPNADQIKSFSGDVSALYKNQKRVAILPFAITSTNPEDELLYKDGLPETLEVALNKVESLNIVPGQNAKNILEEKGSSKLGPVVLGKRLNVQSVLQGSFKRIQNKILITCKLYNVAKGGLEKSFIIRPKSDDYDEVMEKVSYATLENFRIKATKKEKEAIERVTHATENSKAFSIYIQAQKKFALNDLFSIEEAIKLYKQAIKEDSSYALAYVGLAKSYRALFKYDKTYGVYSESRLELAEKYCRKAYDIDEKLSQANQCMSFVEKFIKKNLKKATNFIYKALEYDKNDASIYLSLFRLSPKVSRNSDNHYFRRALELGKSDIHINLAASQVFVREKSFKKAYAYANKALNLNPRRFRSITFLTKTFADAGRYKDALKFISKGERKYGRHTILEYNKGYVQYAGKKYQKAISYFEKSLKLYPQFLGCRLAIANSYSRLGDYPNAKRNYDILTQQSPTNPQVYRSYAYFELKVGKSEAKYKSLLQRSCKLGSKRSCNEFRKL